The following are from one region of the Phyllostomus discolor isolate MPI-MPIP mPhyDis1 chromosome 9, mPhyDis1.pri.v3, whole genome shotgun sequence genome:
- the MC2R gene encoding adrenocorticotropic hormone receptor encodes MKHLINLYENINDTARNNSDCPHVVLPEEIFFTISIIGLLENLIVLLAVIKNKNLQAPMYFFICSLAISDMLGSLYKILENILIMFRNTGYLKPHGDFETTADDILDSLFILSLLGSIFSLSVIAADRYVTIFHALQYHSIVTMRRAIVVLMVIWICCTCSGITMVIFSHHIPTVITFTLLFPLILVFILCLYMHMFLLARSHVRKITTISRANMKGAVTLTILLGVFIFCWAPFILHVLLMTFCPNNPYCVCYMSLFQVNGMLIMCNAVIDPFIYAFRSPELREAFKKMIFCSRY; translated from the coding sequence atgaagcacTTAATTAATCTATATGAAAACATCAATGATACAGCAAGAAATAATTCAGACTGTCCTCATGTGGTTTTGCCCGAAGAGATATTTTTTACAATATCCATCATTGGGCTTCTGGAAAATCTGATCGTCCTTCTGGCTGTGATCAAAAATAAGAATCTCCAGGCTCCCATGTACTTTTTTATTTGCAGTTTGGCCATTTCTGATATGTTGGGCAGCCTGTATAAGATTTTGGAAAATATCCTGATCATGTTCAGAAACACGGGTTATCTCAAGCCTCATGGAGATTTTGAAACCACAGCAGATGACATCCTTGATTCTCTGTTCATCCTTTCCCTACTTGGTTCCATTTTCAGCCTGTCTGTGATCGCTGCTGACCGCTATGTTACAATCTTCCATGCTCTGCAGTACCACAGCATTGTAACCATGCGACGTGCCATTGTCGTCCTGATGGTCATCTGGATATGTTGCACATGCAGTGGCATCACCATGGTAATCTTCTCCCATCACATCCCCACAGTGATCACCTTTACATTGTTGTTCCCTCTGATATTGGTCTTTATCCTGTGCCTTTATATGCACATGTTCTTACTGGCCCGTTCTCATGTCAGGAAGATCACAACAATTTCCAGAGCCAACATGAAAGGGGCCGTCACACTGACCATCCTACTAGGGGTCTTCATTTTCTGTTGGGCCCCCTTTATCCTTCATGTCCTCTTAATGACATTCTGCCCAAATAACCCTTACTGTGTCTGCTACATGTCCCTCTTCCAGGTGAATGGCATGCTGATCATGTGCAATGCAGTCATTGACCCTTTTATATATGCATTCCGAAGCCCAGAGCTTAGGGAAGCATTCAAAAAGATGATCTTCTGCAGCAGGTACTAA